One window of the Candidatus Woesearchaeota archaeon genome contains the following:
- a CDS encoding stage II sporulation protein M yields MVLESLINPFAAESRPQKMILYGALYSSIAVFLSLWIFEGQASLVMVFLTTMACIPLIYNTIKMEEQKDEEIAEEKSLLKEHAKALEFFLFLFLGMVMAMAFWYIVLDASIVEQLFSVQSSTINRINSPVTGNAVQNALFVQILLNNLQVMMFSLLFAFLYGVGAIFILTWNASVIATAVGNFIRTGIAEAATMLGLAKSAAYFKVFSLGLLKYAIHGIPEIFAYFAAGLAGGIISVAMLKHGLDMDKFKRIIIDTLDIILIALGTVLLAAWLEVYITPLVF; encoded by the coding sequence ATGGTTTTGGAGTCGCTGATTAACCCGTTTGCAGCGGAAAGCAGGCCGCAAAAGATGATTCTCTACGGCGCGCTCTACAGCTCAATAGCAGTTTTTCTGAGCCTCTGGATTTTCGAAGGCCAGGCAAGCCTTGTCATGGTATTTTTGACGACAATGGCATGCATACCTCTTATTTACAATACCATAAAAATGGAGGAACAGAAGGACGAAGAAATAGCAGAAGAGAAAAGCCTGCTGAAGGAGCATGCAAAGGCGCTTGAATTTTTCCTTTTTCTCTTTCTTGGCATGGTCATGGCAATGGCTTTCTGGTACATTGTCCTTGATGCTTCAATTGTTGAACAATTATTTTCAGTCCAGTCATCAACAATCAACAGAATAAACTCGCCAGTCACCGGCAATGCAGTCCAGAATGCGCTTTTTGTCCAAATTTTGCTCAACAACCTGCAAGTCATGATGTTTTCTCTGCTATTTGCTTTCTTATACGGGGTAGGGGCAATCTTTATCCTGACCTGGAATGCTTCAGTGATTGCAACCGCTGTTGGGAATTTTATAAGGACAGGCATTGCAGAGGCAGCAACAATGCTCGGCCTGGCCAAGAGTGCGGCATATTTCAAGGTTTTTTCGCTTGGCCTGCTGAAATACGCCATCCATGGAATCCCTGAGATATTTGCCTATTTTGCAGCTGGGCTGGCAGGCGGGATCATTTCAGTTGCCATGCTAAAGCATGGGCTTGACATGGACAAATTCAAGCGAATAATCATTGACACGCTTGATATAATCCTGATTGCGCTTGGCACGGTTCTCCTCGCGGCATGGCTCGAAGTTTACATAACCCCCCTTGTTTTCTAG
- a CDS encoding MoxR family ATPase, which produces MAKDTAEEKIKEYGEMLQAVRQEIAKVMVGQDETVNAMLRGVIASSHILVEGVPGIGKTLLVRALATVMGCDFKRIQFTPDLLPSDIVGINTYEKDRGFYVLKGPIFSNFVLADEINRAPPKVQSSLLEGMQERQVTIGRETFELPAPFFVMATQNPIENLGTFPLPEAQVDRFMFKVNVGYPNIREEQEILRRNMTINKFESFGLKPIMDQNKILDIQEAAKNIFLHDKVERYIVSIVDATRNSIKYDMKLGKYIEWGASPRATLGLFIGAKAEALMAGKNFVTPYYVKKVALDTLRHRISINYEGQTEGVTSEMVIKEMLEKVPIP; this is translated from the coding sequence ATGGCTAAAGATACCGCTGAAGAAAAAATAAAGGAATATGGCGAAATGCTGCAGGCAGTAAGGCAGGAAATAGCAAAAGTCATGGTTGGCCAGGACGAAACTGTGAATGCCATGCTCAGGGGGGTTATTGCAAGCAGCCACATTCTTGTTGAGGGCGTGCCTGGAATCGGAAAAACACTGCTTGTCAGGGCGCTTGCAACTGTGATGGGATGCGACTTCAAGAGAATCCAGTTCACGCCAGACCTCCTTCCATCTGATATTGTGGGGATTAATACTTATGAAAAGGACAGGGGTTTTTACGTGCTGAAAGGCCCGATATTTTCCAATTTTGTGCTGGCAGACGAAATCAACAGAGCCCCGCCAAAAGTGCAGTCCTCCTTGCTTGAGGGAATGCAGGAAAGGCAGGTCACAATTGGCAGGGAGACATTCGAATTGCCGGCCCCTTTTTTTGTCATGGCAACCCAAAACCCAATTGAGAATCTTGGAACATTCCCGTTGCCTGAAGCGCAGGTTGACAGGTTCATGTTCAAGGTCAATGTTGGCTACCCCAATATCCGCGAAGAGCAGGAAATTTTGAGGCGGAACATGACCATCAACAAGTTTGAATCCTTTGGCCTCAAGCCCATCATGGACCAAAACAAGATTCTTGACATCCAGGAGGCGGCAAAGAATATTTTCCTGCATGATAAAGTTGAGAGGTACATTGTCTCAATAGTGGATGCCACAAGAAACTCAATCAAGTATGATATGAAGCTGGGAAAATACATTGAATGGGGCGCATCGCCCAGGGCAACCCTTGGATTGTTCATTGGTGCCAAGGCAGAAGCCCTGATGGCTGGCAAGAATTTTGTAACCCCCTACTATGTAAAGAAGGTAGCCTTGGATACTCTCAGGCACAGGATATCAATAAACTATGAAGGCCAGACAGAAGGCGTCACATCTGAGATGGTAATAAAGGAAATGCTCGAAAAAGTGCCAATCCCATAG
- a CDS encoding VWA domain-containing protein, giving the protein MELIFLNPKYLWLLLSIPLLILIHLFSLRFLRARSWVFANFEAIKRVSGDQENIRNSTLISKNIWLLLVQILIITTLIMSAADPVYTFLGKSSEQSFVLAIDASSSMLANDFEPNRLEAAKGAAVIFLDALPSSTRVGLVSFSGIAFVDSQITDNLDDLKPVIDKITVKSVGGTDIGGALVTSGNILVSEDMSRSIVLLTDGRDTVGTPVIEGIDYAQSHGIVIHTIGMATESGGTFIRQDIVSTLDEDTLKYIAQTTGGSFFIASDPESLKQAFNTIVTTGQQKINMKLQLPLLLIGLAMIFLSWGLINTRYRTLP; this is encoded by the coding sequence ATGGAATTGATTTTCCTTAACCCAAAATACCTTTGGCTGCTTCTCAGCATTCCGCTGTTGATCCTGATCCACCTTTTTTCGCTGAGGTTTTTGCGCGCCAGGTCATGGGTTTTTGCGAATTTTGAAGCGATAAAGAGGGTGAGCGGTGACCAGGAAAATATACGAAACAGCACCCTCATTTCAAAAAACATTTGGCTTTTGCTCGTGCAGATTTTGATAATCACCACTCTGATTATGTCAGCTGCTGACCCTGTTTACACTTTTTTGGGAAAAAGCAGCGAGCAGAGTTTTGTGCTTGCAATAGATGCCTCCAGCAGCATGCTTGCGAATGACTTTGAGCCAAACAGGCTTGAGGCAGCCAAAGGCGCGGCTGTCATTTTTCTTGACGCCCTGCCTTCCAGCACAAGGGTTGGCCTGGTTTCATTTTCAGGAATTGCATTCGTGGACAGCCAGATTACCGACAATCTGGATGACCTTAAGCCGGTCATAGACAAGATAACTGTAAAAAGCGTTGGCGGGACTGATATTGGCGGTGCGTTGGTAACTTCCGGGAATATTCTTGTCAGTGAAGACATGAGCCGAAGCATTGTGCTTTTGACAGATGGGAGGGATACAGTGGGCACTCCAGTGATAGAAGGCATTGACTATGCCCAAAGCCACGGCATAGTCATCCATACAATCGGAATGGCAACAGAGTCAGGCGGGACTTTTATCAGGCAGGACATAGTCTCCACATTAGATGAGGACACGCTCAAGTACATTGCCCAGACAACCGGCGGCAGTTTTTTTATTGCTTCAGACCCTGAGTCGCTGAAGCAGGCGTTCAATACAATTGTGACAACGGGCCAGCAAAAAATCAACATGAAATTGCAGCTGCCCCTTCTTCTCATAGGATTGGCAATGATATTCCTTTCTTGGGGCCTGATTAACACAAGATACAGGACATTGCCCTAG
- a CDS encoding DUF58 domain-containing protein: protein MKEIRLDLKPLMRKAFIMAKKDIAGSQEKQTGSGKRQVGSRRAIFGSKGVEFEKFRDFVPGEDAGRIDWIASFRAKKTLIRIYSEEQNKDILFFLDVSSSMSYASHDKLKNEYAAELVATLSYALADSGDNIGLMMFTDRLSNIIPPAAGKRQFMKIVRELTNPIYYEGPCDFGRAISQLMNYQKRPALVIIISDFLGLKKGWEEIFKTFSSARYEIVGIMVRDPLDDAFPPGHHIGQIVISDPFSKDQILMDPNRIAEKYKKYNEEQLEHIRYMFHMTQSTFIVLHTDEPFVEKLRKVLFRGK from the coding sequence ATGAAAGAAATTAGGCTGGACCTGAAGCCATTGATGAGAAAGGCGTTCATCATGGCAAAGAAGGATATAGCAGGCTCCCAGGAAAAGCAGACCGGTTCAGGAAAAAGGCAGGTCGGCTCAAGAAGGGCCATCTTCGGCTCTAAAGGCGTGGAATTTGAAAAATTCCGTGATTTTGTCCCTGGTGAGGATGCAGGAAGAATAGACTGGATTGCCAGCTTTCGGGCGAAAAAAACCCTCATCAGGATTTATTCTGAGGAGCAGAACAAGGACATACTATTTTTCCTTGACGTAAGCTCAAGCATGTCGTATGCCTCCCATGACAAGCTTAAGAATGAATACGCTGCAGAGCTGGTTGCCACCTTAAGCTACGCCCTTGCAGATTCAGGCGACAACATCGGGCTGATGATGTTCACTGACAGGCTGAGCAACATTATTCCGCCAGCAGCTGGCAAGAGGCAATTCATGAAAATTGTCAGGGAGCTTACCAACCCCATCTATTATGAAGGGCCCTGTGATTTTGGGCGGGCGATTTCCCAGCTTATGAACTACCAAAAAAGGCCTGCATTGGTCATAATTATAAGCGATTTTCTTGGCCTGAAAAAAGGATGGGAGGAGATATTCAAGACTTTTTCATCTGCGCGCTATGAGATTGTAGGGATAATGGTCAGGGACCCCTTGGACGATGCTTTTCCGCCAGGCCACCATATAGGGCAGATAGTCATTTCCGACCCCTTCAGCAAAGACCAGATTCTCATGGACCCCAACAGGATTGCAGAGAAGTACAAAAAATACAACGAAGAGCAGCTCGAGCATATAAGATACATGTTCCACATGACGCAAAGCACATTCATTGTTCTTCATACTGACGAGCCTTTTGTTGAAAAGCTGAGAAAGGTCTTGTTCAGGGGGAAATGA
- a CDS encoding S8 family serine peptidase has protein sequence MKASERKGRLERLRKSLEEWKRFHTRLLQLQARNPKTRIKGENLLHWISKSESHIATLENAIKKHTESGKTYLAVGLAVFLAIVFISGFFLFLRQGITGLAVLEEPAQGIGYSLPVGKTFSENSEYAWVPAVPGNLLAVKLTGAVVGEGPARVYLGFNGTRLEILSLGQGESFPVSAPSEAVKQEDFVPAQDISVKLAYNSGSAFDQDDNGVESVKGVVDFDASGTEFSIDAKVEGTCTRWEIENIETAESSYECYGSESCCNVLGFIPSAPGWDDAYNVFVGKNSAGNDNIVRAQVVYYDEADDSVYSGQWAELPASFVEPDIRDFSLECKDTCNISLPGENYSLVFEVDDSAVTIDRIDYVMDTDMDQSQAGNESGKGLSFITGLFPDLDQGWVENASNYTEEDLIFARYQFHVDKNVIHELERASEPIRVIVKYKTPSSKKIGEIAVTDDIDVAHMDKTRLSKLTGNKGIEKVYLDQPVSLLFENSSKIIMLGEAKEYYLNTAYGLQLDGSGIKICALDTGVNPSVVQNTAYGYNVLAQTNDYQDDNGHGTLVSYITYMMAPAAQLIAVKVLDSQGIGYESDILAGLEYCKEQNVDIISMSIGAGGYTGICYDNPVAQKVDELSGLGILTVAAAGNTYNNTIVSPACAETALPVGASTENDRLSALTSSNNAIVLLAPGEDIDSVDHNANAELASGTSISAAFVSGGAALVYQYNDSLDNAQMKKLLIATGSIINEETVVWSRLNIYNAITNNITNNFTGIAVNGTGYDTQYRGQGVCGSTCTGVFCDTQVECNDIGTCCEWDGFGDEFCEIVPGNTDPQGDCTGSYTCSGQTILDSSVCSGTSGTCGYNTGTTCSGTCASQCTAGYSTCQTPASGQEAANCYDCKECDGAGTCNNIANATKDTVGTTCSGTCRYCSGSGTCTYANANDDPNNDCSATNTSCASVCVTTGRTGFCTGGAASCATTSYNNNIGTYCSGSGTTVTGQCNNTDFCSSETFYGGQNCSGAGYCTISAYLYDRDTNESLCTSSASGCTSTYNWSIGGEGSYSTCCGDDSNENTIIERNYSSSSELVFVNAEDACCSATSDCVAGESCFTPDATPAVNSNSAYNHLNLGGNDSIGYCYSSGGTGTWLQCDTSDYADYWCGYVCGREKGVISPRSSTFALNISWNAAYAGESNVGEYPDTSTLGCCGDDLTVFTNGRFSEYSGSDGWNWTEDTTCGAANICFYVISSGKNIDGGSWYIQADGDSTWDQVMAQWTPEINFPSTAFTVEFDYKCINDSSGSGWYMRFRDNNHSCCQDAATTTGTVHLANGSVFTKSMSGFTCKANESGHFNGTLTTPAQTNPDYYWRMWDYSNSDTEMQIVIDNLEAYRTSYGTEYNVYDRGGVDVPTGYNATTNNTCCRSGTSCGLNNTCYDTGEMVGAIPTKAYCHGSFWMGGDSTSEICTAITGGSNWDLGGDVTATACCGDDSGENGLSRTCDLGSCTTSSSDRACCNEASKCVYDSACYANNVSTDPDSDGILEVCLAGTWYDGDKPNITFDYTNDRNGSYISRNWTWVNVTVFDNSTNVTAFFDWNKSLVLWLRFNNETGENDTYFRDWSSYENNATCVPSSCPVYAEGKMGRGMEFDGAVDRIVVPADASLNFSYVTYSLWFKVRNQTQEWGGTNQTQIIHHGLWGNGNGVQLFDNPGSVIVRSQTYIGSTNYYSSSVTLDHRTYHHIAWTYNGTHIRTYIDGRTITITAVSGVMDASQTNNSIFIGGTQNGAWRNFPGFIDDVKIFNRPLSPEEINATYNASVYSLYRNFTDLVDNTSYNFKAYVQDRAGNVNATELIELKVDKVYPQISFDEATESNGLITTEPWAIVNVSVSDDYLGTAFVDFGRSLKGWWRFNRESGENSTFARDWSTYGNNGTVFSGSTTSGRFGSGVLLHGTTSSWVNLSRSAMDGLNNFTVEFWAKSSDTSKSGTPIHGSSATGNNEFLIFNYGASVFIKDASFSTGVTLNDGDWHHIVILRDGDNGTVYMYKDGVPKISKNMSNGSLQITGCLVLGQEEDAACGGFDETQAYLGILDEVKIWNRIISIQEINASYRAGTYKLYQNYTSLSPGAYPYTAYVQDLAGNLNQTSQQGLTVQSPLCNCPSSGNWTLSALNCIILDNCDLQKKNIYLWTYSNMTILGANVTNAGNVSKYGSSRLIKENGGRLVQGTG, from the coding sequence ATGAAAGCATCGGAAAGAAAGGGTAGATTAGAGAGACTTAGGAAAAGCTTGGAAGAGTGGAAACGCTTCCACACAAGGCTTCTCCAGCTGCAGGCCAGGAATCCAAAGACAAGGATTAAGGGGGAAAACCTGCTGCACTGGATTAGCAAAAGCGAGAGCCATATTGCCACGCTTGAAAATGCCATCAAGAAACATACTGAATCAGGCAAGACATATTTGGCAGTTGGCCTGGCAGTTTTCCTGGCCATCGTGTTCATATCCGGCTTTTTTCTATTTCTGCGGCAAGGCATTACTGGCCTTGCCGTGCTTGAAGAGCCTGCCCAGGGTATAGGGTACTCTTTGCCCGTTGGCAAAACTTTTTCAGAAAACAGTGAATACGCCTGGGTGCCTGCTGTGCCGGGAAACCTGCTTGCAGTAAAGCTTACTGGCGCAGTGGTTGGCGAAGGGCCTGCCAGGGTTTACCTTGGTTTCAATGGCACAAGATTGGAGATACTCAGCCTTGGGCAGGGAGAATCTTTCCCCGTATCAGCCCCGAGTGAAGCAGTGAAGCAGGAAGATTTTGTGCCGGCGCAGGACATTTCAGTGAAGCTTGCCTACAATTCCGGCTCCGCATTTGACCAGGATGACAACGGCGTTGAATCTGTAAAAGGCGTGGTTGATTTTGATGCCAGTGGAACAGAATTCTCAATTGATGCAAAAGTTGAGGGCACATGCACAAGATGGGAAATTGAAAACATTGAAACTGCTGAATCGTCATATGAATGCTATGGCAGCGAATCATGCTGCAATGTCCTTGGGTTTATTCCATCAGCGCCAGGATGGGATGACGCTTACAATGTTTTTGTTGGGAAAAATTCAGCTGGAAATGACAACATAGTAAGGGCGCAGGTGGTGTATTACGACGAAGCTGATGACAGCGTTTATTCAGGCCAATGGGCAGAGTTGCCTGCATCATTTGTTGAGCCTGATATCCGGGATTTCAGCCTTGAATGCAAAGACACCTGCAACATTTCTTTGCCAGGGGAAAATTATTCACTGGTTTTTGAAGTTGATGATTCAGCTGTCACAATTGACAGAATTGATTATGTAATGGACACAGACATGGACCAAAGCCAGGCAGGTAATGAATCTGGGAAAGGATTGTCCTTCATCACTGGCCTGTTTCCTGACCTGGACCAAGGCTGGGTGGAGAATGCCTCCAATTACACAGAAGAGGATTTGATATTTGCAAGATACCAGTTCCATGTTGACAAGAATGTAATCCATGAATTGGAGAGGGCTTCTGAGCCCATTAGGGTTATTGTGAAGTACAAAACCCCATCAAGCAAAAAAATAGGCGAAATAGCTGTTACTGATGATATTGATGTTGCCCATATGGACAAGACAAGGCTGTCGAAATTGACAGGCAATAAGGGCATTGAAAAGGTTTATCTTGACCAGCCAGTCAGCCTCCTGTTTGAAAACTCATCAAAGATAATCATGCTTGGTGAGGCAAAAGAGTATTATCTCAACACAGCCTATGGCTTGCAATTGGACGGCTCAGGAATAAAGATTTGCGCCCTTGACACAGGAGTAAACCCATCAGTTGTGCAGAACACTGCGTATGGGTATAATGTCCTGGCCCAGACCAATGATTACCAGGATGACAATGGCCACGGCACCTTGGTTTCGTACATCACATACATGATGGCGCCTGCTGCCCAGCTGATAGCAGTGAAGGTATTGGATTCCCAGGGAATTGGCTATGAATCAGACATTCTCGCAGGGCTGGAATATTGCAAGGAGCAAAATGTTGACATAATATCCATGAGCATTGGTGCAGGGGGATATACTGGGATATGCTATGATAATCCGGTTGCGCAAAAAGTCGATGAGCTGAGCGGGCTTGGCATACTTACTGTTGCAGCAGCAGGAAACACGTACAACAACACAATTGTCAGCCCTGCTTGTGCAGAAACAGCTCTTCCAGTTGGTGCGTCCACAGAAAATGACCGTCTATCTGCCCTTACCAGCTCCAATAATGCCATTGTCCTTTTGGCCCCTGGGGAGGACATTGATTCTGTTGACCATAATGCAAATGCGGAACTTGCCTCAGGAACAAGCATATCTGCAGCTTTTGTTTCAGGAGGGGCTGCTTTGGTTTACCAGTACAATGATTCCTTGGATAATGCACAAATGAAAAAATTGCTGATAGCAACAGGGAGCATAATAAATGAAGAGACAGTAGTATGGTCGCGGTTGAATATTTACAATGCAATAACAAATAACATTACAAACAATTTCACAGGCATTGCAGTAAATGGCACAGGATATGATACGCAGTATCGCGGCCAGGGTGTCTGTGGCAGCACTTGCACAGGCGTTTTTTGTGATACACAAGTTGAATGTAATGATATAGGCACGTGCTGTGAATGGGATGGATTTGGAGATGAGTTTTGTGAAATAGTTCCTGGAAACACTGATCCGCAAGGTGATTGCACAGGCTCCTACACATGCTCTGGCCAGACAATATTGGACAGTTCAGTATGCTCAGGAACTTCAGGAACCTGCGGCTATAACACCGGAACTACATGCTCTGGAACCTGCGCAAGCCAATGCACTGCTGGCTATTCAACCTGCCAGACGCCTGCATCAGGGCAGGAAGCAGCAAATTGCTACGATTGCAAGGAATGTGATGGCGCAGGAACATGCAATAATATTGCAAACGCCACAAAAGACACAGTTGGAACAACATGCTCAGGCACATGCCGGTATTGCAGTGGAAGTGGAACGTGCACCTATGCCAATGCAAATGACGATCCAAACAATGATTGTTCAGCGACCAATACTTCATGCGCAAGCGTCTGTGTTACAACAGGGCGAACGGGCTTCTGCACAGGCGGTGCTGCTTCATGCGCTACCACCAGCTATAATAACAATATTGGGACTTATTGCTCTGGCAGCGGCACTACAGTGACAGGCCAGTGCAACAATACTGACTTTTGTTCATCCGAAACATTCTATGGAGGCCAGAATTGCAGCGGTGCAGGCTATTGCACAATAAGCGCTTACCTTTATGACAGGGACACAAACGAGTCACTTTGCACATCATCTGCATCAGGCTGCACATCAACATATAATTGGAGCATTGGCGGCGAAGGCTCTTACAGCACGTGTTGCGGCGACGATTCAAATGAAAATACAATAATAGAGAGGAACTACAGCTCCTCTTCTGAGCTTGTTTTTGTTAATGCTGAAGATGCATGCTGCAGCGCAACGTCTGATTGCGTTGCAGGTGAATCATGTTTCACTCCAGATGCCACTCCTGCTGTAAATTCGAATTCTGCATATAATCATCTGAATCTTGGCGGGAATGACAGTATAGGCTATTGCTATTCATCTGGCGGGACAGGAACATGGCTGCAATGCGATACATCGGATTACGCAGATTACTGGTGCGGCTATGTTTGCGGCCGTGAGAAGGGTGTCATCAGCCCAAGAAGCAGCACCTTTGCCCTGAACATAAGCTGGAATGCCGCTTACGCAGGAGAAAGCAATGTGGGGGAATATCCTGACACATCGACCTTAGGCTGCTGCGGGGATGACTTGACTGTTTTCACAAATGGAAGGTTTTCAGAATACAGCGGCTCTGACGGATGGAACTGGACAGAAGACACTACCTGCGGCGCTGCAAACATTTGCTTTTATGTCATTTCCAGCGGGAAAAACATAGACGGCGGAAGCTGGTATATCCAGGCTGACGGCGATTCTACCTGGGACCAGGTTATGGCACAATGGACTCCGGAAATAAATTTCCCAAGCACTGCCTTTACTGTGGAGTTCGACTACAAATGCATAAATGATTCTTCAGGTTCTGGATGGTACATGCGGTTCAGGGACAACAACCATTCATGCTGCCAGGATGCTGCCACAACAACAGGGACAGTCCATCTGGCCAATGGCTCAGTATTTACCAAAAGCATGTCTGGATTTACGTGCAAGGCAAATGAGTCAGGCCATTTCAATGGCACACTGACAACCCCTGCGCAGACCAACCCTGATTATTACTGGAGAATGTGGGATTATTCAAATTCTGATACTGAAATGCAGATTGTTATTGACAATCTTGAGGCTTACAGGACAAGCTATGGCACAGAATATAATGTTTATGACAGGGGAGGGGTAGATGTCCCAACAGGATATAACGCAACAACAAACAACACATGCTGCAGGAGTGGAACAAGCTGTGGCCTGAACAACACATGCTATGACACAGGCGAAATGGTTGGAGCCATCCCAACAAAGGCATACTGCCATGGCAGTTTTTGGATGGGAGGGGACTCCACTTCAGAAATCTGCACTGCAATCACAGGAGGAAGCAATTGGGACCTTGGCGGGGATGTCACTGCTACGGCCTGCTGCGGCGATGACAGTGGGGAAAACGGGCTTTCAAGGACATGTGATTTAGGGAGCTGCACAACAAGCTCAAGCGACAGGGCATGCTGCAATGAGGCCAGCAAATGCGTTTACGATTCTGCATGCTATGCCAATAATGTGTCAACTGACCCGGACAGCGATGGCATATTGGAAGTGTGCCTGGCAGGAACCTGGTACGATGGCGACAAGCCCAATATCACGTTCGACTACACAAATGACAGGAATGGCAGTTACATCAGCAGGAACTGGACATGGGTTAATGTGACTGTTTTTGACAACAGCACAAATGTTACTGCATTCTTTGACTGGAACAAGAGCCTGGTTTTATGGCTGAGATTCAACAATGAGACAGGCGAGAATGACACTTATTTCAGGGATTGGTCAAGCTATGAGAATAATGCAACATGCGTGCCTTCCAGCTGCCCGGTTTATGCTGAAGGCAAAATGGGGAGAGGGATGGAATTTGATGGCGCTGTGGACAGGATCGTGGTTCCGGCTGATGCGTCCCTGAATTTTTCCTATGTCACATATTCGCTTTGGTTCAAGGTCCGCAACCAGACCCAGGAATGGGGTGGCACGAACCAGACACAAATAATACACCACGGCCTTTGGGGAAATGGGAATGGGGTGCAGTTGTTTGACAATCCTGGCTCAGTTATTGTCAGGTCCCAGACATATATAGGCAGCACAAATTATTATTCCTCTTCTGTGACTCTTGACCACCGCACTTATCACCACATTGCATGGACCTACAATGGAACCCACATTAGGACCTATATTGACGGCAGGACAATAACAATAACTGCTGTAAGCGGGGTCATGGATGCCTCACAAACTAACAATTCAATTTTTATCGGAGGGACACAGAATGGTGCATGGCGAAATTTCCCGGGCTTCATTGATGACGTCAAGATTTTCAACCGCCCATTGTCGCCAGAGGAAATCAACGCAACTTATAATGCAAGCGTTTACAGTCTCTACCGCAATTTCACAGACCTTGTTGACAACACAAGCTACAATTTCAAGGCTTATGTGCAGGACAGGGCGGGAAATGTAAATGCAACAGAATTGATTGAGCTAAAGGTGGACAAGGTCTATCCGCAGATATCATTTGATGAGGCAACTGAGAGTAATGGGCTGATAACAACAGAGCCATGGGCTATTGTGAATGTTTCTGTTTCAGACGATTATCTTGGAACAGCATTTGTTGATTTCGGCAGAAGCCTGAAAGGATGGTGGCGATTCAACAGGGAATCAGGGGAAAATTCCACATTTGCGAGGGACTGGTCAACTTACGGGAATAATGGGACAGTCTTTTCAGGCTCAACAACAAGCGGCAGGTTTGGAAGCGGCGTGCTTTTGCACGGCACAACATCCAGCTGGGTGAACCTAAGCAGGTCAGCAATGGATGGCCTGAATAATTTTACAGTTGAATTCTGGGCCAAGTCTTCAGACACTTCGAAGTCTGGCACACCTATTCATGGCTCATCCGCAACCGGGAATAATGAGTTCTTGATTTTCAATTATGGCGCAAGTGTTTTCATTAAGGATGCTTCGTTTAGTACAGGAGTGACGCTCAATGACGGTGACTGGCATCATATTGTGATATTAAGGGATGGCGACAATGGAACTGTTTACATGTACAAGGATGGTGTGCCAAAAATTTCAAAAAACATGTCAAATGGAAGCCTGCAAATCACAGGGTGTCTTGTTCTGGGGCAAGAGGAAGACGCTGCATGCGGCGGCTTTGATGAAACCCAGGCATACCTTGGAATCCTTGATGAAGTAAAGATATGGAACAGGATTATTTCCATTCAGGAAATTAATGCCTCTTACAGGGCAGGAACATACAAGCTGTACCAGAATTATACAAGCCTGAGCCCTGGCGCATACCCTTATACTGCATATGTGCAGGACCTGGCAGGCAATTTGAACCAGACATCACAGCAGGGGCTAACTGTGCAGTCGCCTCTTTGCAACTGTCCTTCATCAGGCAACTGGACCCTAAGTGCATTGAATTGCATAATTTTGGATAACTGCGACCTGCAAAAAAAGAATATATACCTCTGGACTTACAGCAACATGACAATTCTTGGCGCGAACGTGACAAATGCGGGCAATGTGAGCAAGTATGGAAGCTCGAGGCTAATAAAGGAGAATGGAGGAAGGCTTGTGCAGGGCACAGGATAA